DNA from Pajaroellobacter abortibovis:
GAAGGGAGGCCTGTTGAATATCAAAATCCGTCGATCGAAAGCGGACGCGGCCCCCAGACAATGCCTTCAGATTCCCTTGTAATCCAACGCGTTGATTCGTTCCTAAGATCAAAATACCTTCGGGTTCTGTCACGAATTGGATTTCTGCAAGGTTGTTTCTCAAGCGCAAAGGGTTCTGTGCACGGACACGCAGATCGAACTTAGCTACATCGAGTTGTGGGTCATTAAAAGAAGAAATGGACTGCCTCTTTCCTAGCTTAACCCCTAAATCTCCGATGAGATTCATTGGGCGGGTGTATTCTAAAGAGGTTAAGAAAATATCGCCGCTCAATTGAGGGAGCATTCCTGATGCCATTGTCCCAACCAGATCTGCATCAAAAGCGACACTGATACCATCCTTAGGAGTCAGTTGGATCCCCCTAGCTGTGATCGAGACGGACGCTCGGCCAAAAGAAAATCCATAGAGTGGAACCCCCCCCTCCACCTTTAGCGTCCCTCCCCCCCATTGAGCAGAAGCTTGCTTTAAACGAAGCTGAGACTGCGAGATATCAATATCCATGTTGATTCGGGTGAGAGAACCCAACCACTCTTTTACAAGTAGTTCTCCGTTGCGCACTTGCATCCCCCCCACGATCTTAGGGGAGAGGAGATTCCCTTTCATGGACACAGAGGCCGCAAGGACCCCCCCCACTCTTTTCACGTCAGGAAAAATAAACTCAAGGAACCGCAAATCGAGCGGAGAGAGATCGATTTGAAAATCGAGCAGCTTCTGCCCAGAAAGATAGTTCAATCCCCCGCGAAGCCCAAGAGAACCGATCACTTCACCCCTCGACTGAATATTAAGCAAACATGGGGAGACCAAAAGGCTATCCTGCACAAGGCGGATTTCCGATTCCCGCCCTTGGATCTGTTTCAAATCCAATCGAAAAGAAGGGCGTGCAAGAAAGAAGAGGGAAGGGGTAAATCGCACAGAGGCACTTGCGATATCTTCGGAATTCCATCGATCAATCGCCAGGACTCCGGACAAGGCTCCTTCGAAAACATTCAAGTTCACCGATCCATCTTCCTCTCTTTGCCGATTCCGCTGTTTAAGGAGTTTCGTAACAATCTTTCCGATATCCAACTGACGGAACTCGACAGCCCCTCGAACATCGACAGCCTTCTTTTTCTCGATCAGCACATCGTGCAGTTCGATCTGCTGATTGAAAAGGGAACCTCGGATCCAATAATGCCAAGGGATGGAAGCGTACAGGGACGGATCAAAGGGGGAGGAGACAATCCCTCCACAAATCGTCTTTTGCGTGTTCTGTACAGCAGCAGCAGGACGCCTGAGTTCTAACTCCAGATAGGAAGGGCCTAACGGAATCCCGGCCACACGCACCGAATCCACTTCAACCTGTGCTTTCGCTTGATATGCTGCAATCGTCCCACCTAAGTGCATCCAACCTGATAATGAGCCTTCCATCTGTTCTGCGAAGGATCCAAGTGCTTGAACATGCAGCAAGGGGATTTTTTCAAATGTGACTGTACCTCCCAAGGCTCCACCCCTCTTTACAAAGAGCGATCCGAAGATGGAGCCCACAGTTAACCCCTTCTGTGTTTCTTCATGCTTAACAAGCGAAAAAGAAGGGATATCGATCTCTGCCCCTTCCAGTCCCGCAAGCTGGTCTAACCACTGAAACCTCAAGGAAAGAGCCCCCTTTTTAAATTGCTCTCCATAAAAAGAAAGGGATTTGCCAGTCACTTCAGCTCGAATATCCATCGATCCGCTTCGGCATGGGTCGCGCGGCCCTCCCACAGCAAGACGGATTTCCCCTTGAATCCCAAGCTTACCATCCATATCATCAAACCGAGGATCCGCTTCAAGGTTCAACACAGACAGAAGGTCTCTCAATCCAAGTTGAGTAGAAGCAACCTGCGCATCCACTTCGACCGAAGCCAACCCCCCAAAATCGAGATGAACGATGGGGATCTGATAGGCACTATTCCCTTTGATCACATGGACATCCCTTAAGGAAAGCATCATCCCCACAAAAGAGAGTTGGGCCTGTTCAATGCTCCCAAAATGAAACGTGCCGAGTGAGAACCGCTCTACTTTCAACTGCGCTTCGATGACAGGATCAGAAAAGGTCCCTTGGATATTGACTCCAGCGTACGCATGTCCAAGGATAGGTAGATCGAGAAGGGGGGTCAAATCCGCAAAATGGATATCCGCCCTGGGAACCCTCACACGCAGTTCATTGTTAAAACCAAGAGAGACGAACCCATCCTCCAGGCGGCTTGACGGCAGGACTGCCCGAATCCCATGGAATTGAATCGAATCAGGACGGAGAGCAAGTCGGGACTGAAGGGTAGCAGACGTGAAGCTAAAGATCCTCTCGGCCTGCTGATCTTCGATGGGCCTGTCAGCCACACGAAAGTCAGTGGTCTTTGCAAACAGTTGACCATCCATTCGGAGAGGATGTAGCGTACCTACAAGACGCTGAATTTCAAGTGTTTTGATTTCCCACCCCACATGGGGATGTTCGCTGACACCAAGCGCCCTCATTAATTCAGTAAAGTCGACCTGTTTTGCACTTGCTGTAACCTGCATAGGGATTTTAGCCTCAAAGGGATCGATCTCCAGGTCACTGAGATGGACCTCCCCTCCCGCCAAGCCGATCTGAAAGGAAGGCCCTCTCACCTTATTTTTCTCTAGGACGAGATGCCCTTCCAGTTGTTTTGCGATTTGATAACGCCCCAGCCTGATGTCTTCTCCCCGAACGATCAGATCTCCTTCCGGCATTTTCATCCCAGGCTGATAATCGAGCTCCCCTTCTGTCTCAAGCCACCCCCCCACATCCCCAAGATCCGCAAACTGTCCCAACCATGTAAGGGGGATGCGGACGCTAATTTGACCGCGGATTCCAGGAGCCTCTCCCTGACGACGGGGAAAACCTACACGCACTTGCCACAAGGACAGGCTCATCCTCCGCGAAGCAGAAGGGGACAGATAACATCCCGCCGCGTTTTGGCTCATGCGATCCGTATCCATAGCCCCTGTCGCTACAAGGGAGTCGACCCAAAGCATATCTGCTCCGACTCGAATGTGAGCATCCATTCCGCATAGGGAATCATCATCATAGGCAAGAGAAGCTTGTCCACCCTCAGAAGAGCTCCCTATACTTCTGCTCCTACGCACTTTTGCACCCGCGATATGCAGCCGCACTTCCATGGGGGAGCGCCTGAGAGAAGCACGGCGCGTCCTCATCTCAACATCAACCCCACGCAGATTCACACGGTGATGATCGATCTCGAGGTCAAGGACCGCCTGATTGATATTCAACTGACGAAATGGAATTTCGAAGCTGTTCTGTTCTTCCAAGGAAGAGATAGAAATGGGGAAATTAACGATTTTCCCCTCCCGAATCACCAGATGGATATAAGGTTCATCCATTTCTATATGCCCCAAGATCCGCTTGCCGGATAAAAGAGCAGAAGGCCGTACACGAATGCGAGCATGGGCACAGGAAAGAACAGGAGCCCCCCCTTGCTCCAAAGAAGCTATCTGGAGATCTTCCAGAGCGATCCCAAGTGGGGCAAACATAGGCTTAATGCGGTAGTGAGCCTCGATCCCTTCCTTTTTAAGGAGGGCATCCACCTGGCTTCCAATCCACTGCTCAATCCATGGGAGTTGAAGCAGAATCGGGACCCCCACAGACAAAATCCCCATGAGGGCCATTAAAAGGGATAGCCAAGAGACAAACCGTTTGAACTTACTGCGAACTCTCATGGGGTATGCGATCTAACTTCTACTCGGATTCTCAAGAAAGTCTGCTAAGGCTGAAACAAGAAAAAAACAAAGACGGAATGGCTAGTGCTCAAGGAGGTCGATAAATGCTGAGAATCGGGACCCCCTCGTAAGTTACAACCGATGCAGGGGAGACAGTCCCAAACGCAACCCAGATCTGATAATCTACCTCCGCCATATGAAGTTCATGCTGAACCAGTGCAAAATCCGCTTCAGAAGGGATACCCACACCCCGCAGGTCAGAGCGTATTCGGTTTTCTTTAAGGAGCTGCTCCCAACTCATCCATATAGTGTCATGGAAATAAACACGAGCACCTCGAGGAGCGTGGTTTGCCAGATAACGAGCTGCACTCTGTGTTGTAAAACCCCAGAATTGACGATTGAGTCCAAGATCAGCCCCCCCTGCGACACCTCCGACAAAAGGAGCATAAAAAGAAAGGCCAAAAGGATGCGAATGATAGGTAAGAATAAAAGGGGCAGCGAGTGCAGTCAACGCTGCACCGATTTGCAGCAAACAACGCCTGCATGAAGAAAGAGAGAACCTCTCTTCCAATGCGCTCAACAACCGATCAAACCCCGAACCCGCTATTACAGCAAGAGAAGGATAAGCTGGAAACCAATGTTTCGTACCACCAAAAATGGGGGTCCGCTTTAAGAAGAAAGGGCCTACCGCAGCCCCTATGGAAAGGAGGAGAAGGAGTTCCGCCTGGATGGTTGAATAGCCACCTCCAAGCCCAGAAACCTCCTCCTGTTCTTGGAAAAGAATCTCCCCCTTCTTTCTCAAAGCATTCACGAAGAGTACGTCCCGTTTGATCAAACCAGCTGCACCGGCAAGAAAAAAACACAGGGTCACCATCGGAACCGTAGCTACCACCATCACCGGCACATAGCTCTTGGGAGACGGGGGACCAAAATAGTTTCGGCCTAGGAATTCGATATTGTAGTAGGGGTGATTCCAGTGGAAACTCACATATTCTTGAAAGCGATGAAGGGGGTCATGCCACAGCCATGGCCAAAGCCCGACGAATACAAATGGCCCTAGGGTGCACAGAAAGAGAAAGGGGGCGAGGGCGCGCCATGCGATCCGGCCCGGCGAAGAGGCTTTCCAAACAATCGAGAGACTCTCGATAAGAAGGGCATGGACGAAAAAAACAGCAGGCAACATCCATGCGTTATGTTTGGTCTCAAGGGTTAACCCATAACCAACACCGAACAGGATCCCTCTGATCCAAGTGGGATTTTCTCGAAATCTCCCATACAGAAAGATACACAGGGTCCACATCATCATCACACCGATGTCAAAACAGGCGAGATGCGCGTGAAAAAAGATGCGAGGCATGCAGGCGAGAAAACAGGCCGCCATCACAGCAGCCCGACGGTTATAAACCTGGGTCCCCAAAAGATAGGTGATAGCAAGGCTTAAGCCTGCCATACACATGCCTGGAAAACGGAACGAGGTGCTCTCCACCATCCATCCCCACTTCTTGTAAAAAAACAACCAAGAGAGTGAAAAGAGGCTTTTCATCAAGGAGGGATGCTCTGCATTAATCTGCCAGACGGGATCGATAGCAGCTTGGGTCAACGCTTCTTTCGTATGATGGAAAAGCCGTTCAAACCACTGAGCGTAGGCGGCTGCCGTGTAGAAATAGATCCCTTCATCCCTGGTAAATCCGAGCGAATCAGTCGTCGCAAGGAGCCATCCCACATAAAGACTCCCCATCAAAGTAGCTATTAGATAATCTACCAGTCTTTGTTTAAACACAAGGTATTGCACAGACACCTCTACATGATCGAGCTTTGGAACGACATCCCTACATTCGGTGGAATACTCTTAAAAAAGAGAAAGACAAACATCCTTCACACCGCTTTCCTTATCTCGTGTCCGCTTCAAAACAATACATGCGGTCTCGATTGATAGAAGAAACGATGTCTACAGTGAGTTCAGCGCGGTCGGCTGCCCACGTTTGGGTATCGAATTCAAAGCCTTTCCAGCCATCACCATCATAATGAGTTACTTGACCGACGATGGATTGGCCGATCGAGAAGGAAAGTTTCACAGGAGCCCCTTTCTGTTCATGTTCTGCATTCGCATAAAGCCCATGGTGGCCATGAAGGGCTCGACCGAAGAGAATGCGAGGAAAGATCAAACGAACCGAAGCGCCTTCTTGAAGATGGAATAAGTAAATGCACTGACGAGGGCGATAGTCGAGAATAGGAACCACCGTAACCGTTACCAGGCTCCCTCCCGGACAGACCCATCGCTGCGCAGCAATAGCAGGGCCAAAGGTAAATCCCCCTGTTTGCACTTGCTGAAACACTTGAGGGCAGGAGGCGAGATGCTCAGATTGGACACGAGAAACAAGAAGCGCTCCTTTTTTAGCTTCTTGCACAAGATCTGAGAGGATCGAAACAGGTGTAGGGTTCTCGAAGAGTCGCACAGTGATCCGCCCTAACCTTTTTTCTTTTACTTTCTTCCATGATCGCAATTCAGGACGATTATGGTTGCGAATAGAAAGTTCTATCGCGCGTGGAAAACGAGTTTCATCCGGCGCAGCGATCCGTTCCACAGTAGCCAAGGCATTGCCCATTTGCGCTCGCCCCACAGGCTCAATCCAATCAGGAGAAAAAGTAAGCCAATCCTCCTGTTGAATCCAAGAGGCCACTAGCGTTCGAACGTTCTGCCAATCCTGCTCCGAAACCACATCTTGCCTCTGATAGAAGTGAAGGCCCAATTCCATCAAACCAACCAATAGAAGAACTAGAAAGCACCACCACCCCTTCTTTCGTTGATTTGTTTCGTTAGATTCCATCCCATTTTCCACAGTTTAATGATTTGCTTATGCAAGAAATCCAAAATGAGAGAACTTGCCCATCCCTGTGTATTAAAAGAAAAGCGTGCTATTAACCATTCAAAGAAGAATTCACAAGCAAAAATGAATGGGACTCGTGACAGAAGAGAGCGAATGGTCTAAGAACTTAACATTGATCGATAAAGCAAACATCATTTGATCTAGATTTGAAGAGAACACAATGATAATCCAAACCCCTCCCACTACTTCCTCCAGTCACGCAGAAAAAGCAATGATCAGCGAAGGGACACGCGTACGTGGTCGGCTTTTGGGACACGGAACCTTAGTGATTGAAGGGCAAGTAGAAGGCGATATTGACCTCAAAGGGCACCTGCATATCGGCGAGAAAGGAGTTGCAGCTGCTTCCATCGAAGCGGAGGAAGTGACAGTTGAAGGGCAAGTAGAAGGCGATATCGTGGCTACGGAACAAGTGCAGTTGGTCGGTTCTGCGCGCGTACAAGCCAATATCCGAAGCAATCGCATCGCTTTAGAGCAAGGGGTCCGTTTTCAAGGAAGGATCGATTGTGAATTTCAATTACCTCCCCAATTTGAAAAAGAATAGAATTGAAGATGGATTGCATTCGCTAACTTCAAAAAGTTCCTATATTTGGGAGAGGTGAATTATGGCACACACGGTTATCGGAGCAGAGCTCACAATCGAAGGCGAAGTTTCTTCGGAAGATGCAGTGGTGATACGGGGGATGCTGCGCGGCAAATTAACTTCGAAAGAGGCCATTTCGGTTGAACAAGGGGGGAAAGTAGAGGCAGACGTCGAAGGGGCTTCTCTCACAGTATGTGGCGTCCTCACAGGAAATGTGAAAGTGGAAGATCGCGTCGATCTGAAAACGGGTTCTAAGGTAGTTGGAAATGTGAAAGCCTCCCGTTTTACCATTGCAGATGGCGCTCAGTTCAAAGGGAGCGTGGATATGGACGTGGAAGGATAGGCTAACGGAGAAAAGGGATGACAGCAGAAGGTACAGTCATTGACGTAGGGACACACGTTCGAGGAAAAATCCTTGGAGCGTCCAATCTCGCCATTGCAGGGGCTCTCGAAGGGGAAGTCTCTATCCAAGGCGAGCTGAAGATTGAACCAAGCGGCATTGCAGCCGCTAATCTGAACGCGGATCGCATCATTGTATGCGGAGCTGTTAAAGGTGATCTCCAGGCAAATGACGCGATCATCCTCGAGAATGGAGCACGCATCGTAGGAGATTTGCGGGCCCCCTCTATCACCATCACACAGGGTGCGTTGGTTCGAGGACACCTAGAGTCGAGCGGGGTTGTATCCCCGTTCGTCCAAACCAAAGGGAAGCAAGCTCAAATTGCACGACCATCGGAACATAACGTTCCTTCCCTCCCTGCTTCTGCGTTTTCTTCAAGAGCATCAACCAAGATCCAACCTAAAAAGCAAGAATCGATCCCGTCGCATTCCTCATCTCCAGCACCCCTGGCTGCTGAATCAATATCCACACCCACACCGACATCGAATCCGAGCCATCCCTCAGCTCAAATGAATAGCACACCCACACCCACTGTCCCTGTTATCAAAAAAGGGGGGAGAGGCAATATACACCGAAAAGCTAAAGCTTAACTTACTTCATCCTGCAATGAGCCCATTCGATCGAGATCGCAATCGCCTTTTCCACTTGCTTTGGACCTATTCATGGGAAGAGAGACCAGTCCTTTTAGCCTCTGGTCGTCCTAGCCATTTTTTCATCGATTGTAAGCGAACTGTCCTGAGAGCAGAAGGGCATGCACTGGTCGGTTCATGTTTTTGGGAGATGCTTCAAACGCTGCCAAAGCCTTGTTCAGCAATTGCGGGAGTTGAACTGGGAGGTTGCCCTCTTGTAAGTGCCGTCGCTTGCTTGAGTTTTCAGAAAGGACATCCGCTCGATGGCCTCTATGTGCGCAAGTCTGCTAAAGATCATGGTTCTATGCAGCTCATTGAAGGAGGAGGACACCTCCCCCCCGGAACTGCTGTTGTGTTCCTCGAAGATGTGATCACAACAGGCAGCTCTGCCCTTAAGGCAGCTCGTCATTTACAGGAAGGGGGGTATCAAATAAGCGGGATCGTAGCGCTTGTCGATCGAGAAGAGGGTGGACGAGAAGCAATCGAACAAGCAAACATCCCCTGCCTCGCTCTCTTCACTCAAAGCGACTTCCGTAAGATGCCCCCATACCTTTTCTAATGGCTCGGCGCATCATCTCATGTCCCAATCGGGGAGGTGCATAAGATGCTCTTTCCCTCGTTTATGCGAAGAATCGCTTCTCTTCTGGGCCCCGTTGGTCGACGATCATAGCACTCCTTCTATGGATCAGCCTTTTTCTTTACCAAACGGCAACCCTATCCAATCCAATTGTGGGAGAACATAACTGGTGGCAGGCGATACGCATTTGACTGCCCATAACTTTCGCCATGAAGGGGGCTGATTTCTTCCATCCAAAGATCGATTGGAATCGAGGGCGAACGAAGTGGAATCATAGGGATGGAAATTCCGCTCTACTCCCTACCTGGCTTCTCTCCCCATGCATGTCGCTGGAGAGCCCCTTCGCAGGTCGATTTTTGAATTGGCTCCTTTTCTGGAACTCTACCCCTGTGGTCGGATGGAAATTCCGCTCCCCCCAAGAACCGCTCTCAACGCCGGCACTCATCTTAGCCCCTCCTCCTCAGCTGTTTAGCTTGATGGGAAGACATATCCGCTGGTTGCCTGCTTTCCTTCGGGGTTTTGGGCGCTCACTCCCCCTTGCTCTCTGGTACAGGTGGGGGAAATGGAGTCACCACTTAACAATTGCTTACAATAGGGGTGAAAATTATTTTGCAAAGGATTTTCCATGGCAAGCTTACTGGGACAATCTCCATAACCCATACTTTCTGAAGCGTTTCTTTTGGTTTGTCCTCCCCATGTACATGTCAACTGGACTTCTTTCCCAGCGGCCCTCAGCGGAGTCGGGCTCAGTTGCCAGCCAAACCATCACAACTTAGCCATTCCTATGCTCGCGTGGCTTCTGATTGGCCTACTGTTTTGCGCTGGCCTTCCCGCACTGGTATGGCATCGGCATTACGGCTCCTCTTCCTGCTCCCTCTGGCCTTTTTTGGAGGGGTAATGCCCTCCTCAAGCTTCTAATCAAAGGACAACCGCCCGATTTTCCTACCCGTTGGACTGCCTTTTTTCTGTTTATCTGCTTGTTCCGCACACTTCTAATTGA
Protein-coding regions in this window:
- a CDS encoding bactofilin family protein gives rise to the protein MAHTVIGAELTIEGEVSSEDAVVIRGMLRGKLTSKEAISVEQGGKVEADVEGASLTVCGVLTGNVKVEDRVDLKTGSKVVGNVKASRFTIADGAQFKGSVDMDVEG
- the pyrE gene encoding orotate phosphoribosyltransferase is translated as MSPFDRDRNRLFHLLWTYSWEERPVLLASGRPSHFFIDCKRTVLRAEGHALVGSCFWEMLQTLPKPCSAIAGVELGGCPLVSAVACLSFQKGHPLDGLYVRKSAKDHGSMQLIEGGGHLPPGTAVVFLEDVITTGSSALKAARHLQEGGYQISGIVALVDREEGGREAIEQANIPCLALFTQSDFRKMPPYLF
- a CDS encoding bactofilin family protein; protein product: MTAEGTVIDVGTHVRGKILGASNLAIAGALEGEVSIQGELKIEPSGIAAANLNADRIIVCGAVKGDLQANDAIILENGARIVGDLRAPSITITQGALVRGHLESSGVVSPFVQTKGKQAQIARPSEHNVPSLPASAFSSRASTKIQPKKQESIPSHSSSPAPLAAESISTPTPTSNPSHPSAQMNSTPTPTVPVIKKGGRGNIHRKAKA
- a CDS encoding bactofilin family protein translates to MIIQTPPTTSSSHAEKAMISEGTRVRGRLLGHGTLVIEGQVEGDIDLKGHLHIGEKGVAAASIEAEEVTVEGQVEGDIVATEQVQLVGSARVQANIRSNRIALEQGVRFQGRIDCEFQLPPQFEKE
- a CDS encoding ArnT family glycosyltransferase, with the translated sequence MFKQRLVDYLIATLMGSLYVGWLLATTDSLGFTRDEGIYFYTAAAYAQWFERLFHHTKEALTQAAIDPVWQINAEHPSLMKSLFSLSWLFFYKKWGWMVESTSFRFPGMCMAGLSLAITYLLGTQVYNRRAAVMAACFLACMPRIFFHAHLACFDIGVMMMWTLCIFLYGRFRENPTWIRGILFGVGYGLTLETKHNAWMLPAVFFVHALLIESLSIVWKASSPGRIAWRALAPFLFLCTLGPFVFVGLWPWLWHDPLHRFQEYVSFHWNHPYYNIEFLGRNYFGPPSPKSYVPVMVVATVPMVTLCFFLAGAAGLIKRDVLFVNALRKKGEILFQEQEEVSGLGGGYSTIQAELLLLLSIGAAVGPFFLKRTPIFGGTKHWFPAYPSLAVIAGSGFDRLLSALEERFSLSSCRRCLLQIGAALTALAAPFILTYHSHPFGLSFYAPFVGGVAGGADLGLNRQFWGFTTQSAARYLANHAPRGARVYFHDTIWMSWEQLLKENRIRSDLRGVGIPSEADFALVQHELHMAEVDYQIWVAFGTVSPASVVTYEGVPILSIYRPP
- a CDS encoding translocation/assembly module TamB domain-containing protein encodes the protein MRVRSKFKRFVSWLSLLMALMGILSVGVPILLQLPWIEQWIGSQVDALLKKEGIEAHYRIKPMFAPLGIALEDLQIASLEQGGAPVLSCAHARIRVRPSALLSGKRILGHIEMDEPYIHLVIREGKIVNFPISISSLEEQNSFEIPFRQLNINQAVLDLEIDHHRVNLRGVDVEMRTRRASLRRSPMEVRLHIAGAKVRRSRSIGSSSEGGQASLAYDDDSLCGMDAHIRVGADMLWVDSLVATGAMDTDRMSQNAAGCYLSPSASRRMSLSLWQVRVGFPRRQGEAPGIRGQISVRIPLTWLGQFADLGDVGGWLETEGELDYQPGMKMPEGDLIVRGEDIRLGRYQIAKQLEGHLVLEKNKVRGPSFQIGLAGGEVHLSDLEIDPFEAKIPMQVTASAKQVDFTELMRALGVSEHPHVGWEIKTLEIQRLVGTLHPLRMDGQLFAKTTDFRVADRPIEDQQAERIFSFTSATLQSRLALRPDSIQFHGIRAVLPSSRLEDGFVSLGFNNELRVRVPRADIHFADLTPLLDLPILGHAYAGVNIQGTFSDPVIEAQLKVERFSLGTFHFGSIEQAQLSFVGMMLSLRDVHVIKGNSAYQIPIVHLDFGGLASVEVDAQVASTQLGLRDLLSVLNLEADPRFDDMDGKLGIQGEIRLAVGGPRDPCRSGSMDIRAEVTGKSLSFYGEQFKKGALSLRFQWLDQLAGLEGAEIDIPSFSLVKHEETQKGLTVGSIFGSLFVKRGGALGGTVTFEKIPLLHVQALGSFAEQMEGSLSGWMHLGGTIAAYQAKAQVEVDSVRVAGIPLGPSYLELELRRPAAAVQNTQKTICGGIVSSPFDPSLYASIPWHYWIRGSLFNQQIELHDVLIEKKKAVDVRGAVEFRQLDIGKIVTKLLKQRNRQREEDGSVNLNVFEGALSGVLAIDRWNSEDIASASVRFTPSLFFLARPSFRLDLKQIQGRESEIRLVQDSLLVSPCLLNIQSRGEVIGSLGLRGGLNYLSGQKLLDFQIDLSPLDLRFLEFIFPDVKRVGGVLAASVSMKGNLLSPKIVGGMQVRNGELLVKEWLGSLTRINMDIDISQSQLRLKQASAQWGGGTLKVEGGVPLYGFSFGRASVSITARGIQLTPKDGISVAFDADLVGTMASGMLPQLSGDIFLTSLEYTRPMNLIGDLGVKLGKRQSISSFNDPQLDVAKFDLRVRAQNPLRLRNNLAEIQFVTEPEGILILGTNQRVGLQGNLKALSGGRVRFRSTDFDIQQASLHFRGINRLIVQFNAMATTEYRRVLGSNVARASNTSKVDEGQSGRWKIALHMYGDGENIHFDLSSDPPLSSEDIALLLTMGMTRAELQGGVVGASVANVIFEALAAVSGADRAVREAVPVIDEVRFGSSYSSRLGLPVPQVTMGKRVTEALRGSVTTSFSQKQEVRANLEWTIGPHWSLQGAYDNINNISSSWVGNLGADLRWRLEIE